A single Desulfomonilaceae bacterium DNA region contains:
- the hgcA gene encoding mercury methylation corrinoid protein HgcA has translation MSPPDFNQPFVVGRIQTPVGPVPQVSANLRFGDHQGTVKARFGIGRMSYKADPGLYALGAPDGLSPVLVTSNYKLTFDSLRSALPGRNLWILVVDTDGVNVWCSAGKGSFSAEEVAFRIDLGGLNRIVNHRRVILPQLSAPGVASHTLKKLSGFRAVFGPVQAADIPKFLDSGFKATAEMRKKDFPLWERIELIPIELLSGVKLGFALILLFLLASGFSGSGPFFSNILTQWSFVTSIILCAILAGNIITPALLPWVPAKSFSLKGVLVGIMVLAVFSFSIRGRYSSFTTFLADMGPWFLIAPSLSAYFAMNFTGCSTFTSLSGVKREMKFAAPAMAGAFAIGSIAWFIIPFVQ, from the coding sequence TTGAGCCCCCCTGATTTCAACCAACCTTTCGTAGTTGGACGAATTCAGACTCCTGTAGGGCCTGTTCCTCAAGTGTCGGCGAACCTGCGCTTCGGTGATCACCAGGGAACTGTCAAAGCCCGTTTCGGTATCGGACGAATGAGCTATAAAGCCGATCCTGGTCTTTATGCCCTTGGAGCCCCCGATGGTCTTTCCCCCGTACTGGTAACCTCGAATTACAAACTGACATTTGATTCGTTGAGATCTGCTCTGCCGGGAAGAAACCTATGGATATTGGTGGTGGATACCGACGGCGTAAATGTTTGGTGCTCTGCGGGGAAAGGTTCTTTTTCGGCTGAAGAGGTTGCTTTTCGAATCGATCTGGGCGGCCTGAACAGGATCGTGAATCACAGACGTGTCATTCTGCCTCAACTATCGGCGCCTGGAGTAGCGTCCCATACGCTAAAAAAGCTGTCCGGCTTCCGGGCTGTTTTCGGTCCGGTGCAGGCTGCCGATATTCCAAAATTTCTTGATTCAGGGTTTAAAGCTACTGCAGAGATGCGCAAGAAGGATTTCCCGCTGTGGGAAAGGATTGAACTGATTCCTATCGAGCTGCTTTCGGGCGTCAAGTTAGGCTTTGCGCTTATTCTCCTCTTTTTGCTGGCTTCCGGTTTTAGTGGAAGTGGCCCGTTTTTTAGCAATATTCTAACCCAATGGTCATTTGTGACTTCTATCATCCTATGCGCAATTCTGGCAGGGAACATCATTACTCCTGCGCTGTTGCCGTGGGTACCGGCCAAGTCTTTTTCCTTAAAAGGCGTATTAGTTGGGATCATGGTGCTTGCGGTTTTTTCTTTTTCGATTCGAGGTCGCTACAGCTCTTTTACAACCTTTCTAGCGGACATGGGGCCATGGTTCCTGATAGCGCCATCCTTATCAGCCTATTTTGCCATGAATTTCACCGGGTGCTCCACCTTCACCTCTCTTTCCGGCGTGAAAAGGGAAATGAAGTTTGCGGCTCCAGCTATGGCGGGAGCTTTTGCGATCGGATCCATCGCATGGTTTATTATACCTTTTGTTCAATGA
- the hgcB gene encoding mercury methylation ferredoxin HgcB: MFGFTYLSNVVTLEYDPENCTGCGVCVEVCPQGVLARKNGKIMVTNRDACMECGACRKNCIYGAISVRSGVGCATAVINSALGRKSSSCCCVIEEDEDDGCKPKTGLNVGPHKSSCC; encoded by the coding sequence ATGTTCGGGTTCACCTATCTCAGTAATGTAGTCACATTGGAGTACGATCCGGAAAATTGCACTGGCTGCGGTGTTTGTGTCGAAGTATGTCCGCAGGGTGTGCTGGCCCGGAAAAACGGGAAGATCATGGTAACAAATCGCGACGCCTGCATGGAATGCGGAGCGTGCCGAAAAAATTGTATTTACGGAGCTATTTCCGTTCGATCAGGTGTAGGTTGCGCGACAGCGGTGATCAACTCGGCTTTGGGCCGAAAGAGTTCCTCTTGCTGTTGTGTAATTGAAGAAGATGAAGACGACGGTTGTAAACCGAAAACCGGACTTAACGTTGGTCCCCACAAATCCTCGTGTTGTTGA